The sequence below is a genomic window from Silene latifolia isolate original U9 population chromosome 7, ASM4854445v1, whole genome shotgun sequence.
ataaaacaaataataacgacccaatacttctaaaaaccagtacagaggtaaacttttatcatacccacatgaaaattaaacacgacattcatatgcatAGGCGCATGACCTTaaccacatgctactaccaacaaccaaacattaacattatCATGATTATGTACTCATGTACCACtactcttttgaaagccacataataaacacttaacatgccaacatacttcATACCAAATCCGTTTCAACAAGTTTCACCATGTCTTACACATATTTCCACACATCTCACTTCCTTCCCCATGATTCAACCATTCAAGTTCCACATACCACACACACGCATCGAAAAGACTCACAACAAATTCCCCctggtgaccggcttgagattgtgagggccatagtgcgacttcgggacgtctcccaagtctttgcggtagctccaaacaactctccccgggttcattttatttagactccctaagttcattgggttcataaGTTTTAGGTGgcagaatcttcggctctgataccactttgtaacaccccctcataccaaggtaccttaccaggactacccaaacatgaaaggctgttactatctcggttgcccgaggttggtatatatcaaaagcgtccgtcctaaacacatttattagaaatactataaagtattaatgtttacaacaatccaaatccaaacaaaaaccaataaagtgaattcaactgaggacaactacaaaatcatagctaagactcgtgactgtgatactagaactggtgatgacgacttccccatgaccgcccaagctcaccaaatgcaatacctgtcaagtctgctcaccatccccgaatggatcaccgcaggttttacaaaacaacaacaacggggtcagtaccattcactCAATGTAAGACGAACAAACAATATAACggactgatcatcctccatagtgaccgactacacaccgaagtgtgtagccccgcgattacccatcgcaatgtaATCCACTCCGCCATGGGTGACCGCActcatccccaccaagtccactcatcaacgagcgactaacaatcccctgtcccttaatgtgcacatcccctcccgtgacgggttccacggagggcgaactagggtgtgaagccactcccgcaagtgaccccaccacaatcacacacacagcatcacaaacacacaacaccacaaccgtcacaacacaaccacattgccaccgtcatcacaacacccatactccgatgatcaacagataacaacaattacaacacaagcacagtcttaaatcaattaacagtaactgagtagggaaaccctaccttttccgCAATCCGCTTActctgcaatcaaccatacaaatgcataacaattaccacatcgtcacctacaacaacaatcatataattctaatcactaactgcaaaaccccatttcccccaaaatcacaaattagggcaaaaccctaaaagaccaattaatgaaacttacgaaattagaggcttaccgacacaatcgacacaaggaaagatgaactagactcacgGACGATCCACACcatagggagagatttggagaagattagagcgtcgttgagtgaTATGTTGTGGAAcagtgtaattagaaactgatttacGTTTTAATATAAccctaatcatctccaaatcaaaccgctgaaatattactcgccagaccggatactcggtcgagtaaagttatactcggtcgagtattcactatactcggccgagtatttctcggcagaacccaaacagactacactcttgacactactcggccgagtaggctctactcggtcgagtacttagcttataaaaatccgtagtattacattatATATGTCaacctaggtagcacggacactcctcctaactagTCGTCCCGTGTTCGACACTCGTAcacccgacactcgtcggacacatgCCTAATCATGTTATAGTTTACACGAGAATAAATTctcaaaagagattgattagaagacTGGTTTGGATGCGAAATTAGAATTAGTTATAGTTAAGGTCGAATTTTACCTTCAGTTACCTAAATTTAGTATCAAATACATTAAATTAGAATCAAATAccttacaaaaataaaatcatacgttatttataatcataaaatatgtttttttattaaatttaaatagcgtgtcccgcgtcctaaatttcatgggatgccgtatcacatctgtgtcgtgtccgtgtccgttttggtgctacctagatgTCAACTTGCCACTTGTCACTTCACATGTCAACTTATTAAGTTGTGTAAGCTTTACCAAATATACAAATAATTTACAATTGACTAATACACCTAAATttgaaatagataacaattgactaTGACGAAGGGATTATATAACATGTAGTTAGCCCTGACAAGCGGGTCAATCGAATGGGATCAATTTCAGGACTATATACTTCGGATCGGGTCGGGCCGGGTCATTTTAGGTTCGGCTTTTTTTGGGGTCAACTATTATCAATTTTTTTACGATAATAAATCAGTTTGAAAGAATAAACATTCGAGTTGGATCAATTCGGGTTCAAGTCAAGTTCGGGTGCCGGGTGGGTCAATTGATTATATATTCATATGTATATATTTTCTAGATTTTCACTTCAAATTAAAATATTTTTGTTTTTTGGGTAGGTAACAGATTTAAAAACATTAAAGTAGGGCTCTGTTTGGCAcgacatttcaggtagcttatttgaccaaaatttcagctacctgatttttctgcaagtgtttggcaagtagcttatttggtcaaataagctacctgaaatgaaatgctacctagagtagcatttgagatttcaggtacctgaaataacCTATTTTCCATTTATTACTCTTtgaatttataatattaaataattatcatatcctttacGTCATTTTATCAAGAATCaactacctttccagctagtttgccaaacatttttttataatcagttaccttattaGCTCCTAATTTTCGCCATTTTTCAgtgtttcaaatttaatttttcggGTTTTAGGTAGCTTTTCGGTTTTTGATTAGCTTTTTCAAattagttttgccaaacagagcctagaTAAGAGTATCTCAAACTGATTTTTACGACCCAAAATATGTTTAAAACATAACTATACACTActgaatgattttttttttataaaaaaaattaaggtAATTGTAAATTGCTGCTAGGGACAAACAaaacgtcttgcttgtgacgctaATCCCCTTCATTAGtgaaagacctctcacaaaaaaaaggagaggggacaaggtggggaccTTCCATGTGGTTCCCTCTCACCTCTCATGGGTCGTTTTGAGAGGAAAGCGAAACATCCGTCATGAGTTTCGCGACGGATATcacccgtcttcaatgagatttgttGAGGGACAAAATGGTACAAAATACATCATGTTAATTTATTATATATTCTTCACGGAAATGAATCAACTTATATAACGATTTAGATATATTATTAAACGTGGTCTATTTGTTATAATGGaagataattaaaactaaaatctGGACTCTGGGTCCTTGGATCAACTTTATTGTATAGGACCGTATAGAGAATCGTACGCATGAAGCGCATACACGTCTTACTTTCGGCGGATGTCATGAGAACATGTTTTAGGTGATCTCTATTCTGACCTGTGATCACATGGAACTAAGGAAGGTACGTTGTTAATTCTAAGTGATGAGAAAACTATTCAACTCAAGATTAATCATGCATTCATTATTAAATTTGTAGGAATATTTCTTTCTCCCCTTAATATTGGAATAACTACACCAATCGCCAATGAGTTATTACTTGGtgtcaacaacaaaaaaaaaaaaaaaaaaaactagggaAAGGGTAACACAGTAAAATGCGCTGCTACTTTTCAATGACTTCAAATTCTGCACCAATGGGCAGATGGTCACTGGGATGCTGATAATTTGGCAATCCGCCTTCAACAGAGGGAGAGTCTGAATCCGGGAGTTCAAGGAACCGAACTGGTTTTATGGATCCTGAAGGTGTAAAGAAAATGTAATCCAGGGTACCCGTAAAACCTGGAGTGCAATTGGTGAAGGGTGGTTCTCCTCTGGAGCATCCATAAAAACTGCTCAACGGAATGGGCAACTTATCTGGGCATTCTACTGTATGTTGTCCTCCAGAACTACCCGAGATTAAGTAGTTATATACCTGGCGAACAAAAATAGATCACCTAAGTAGTAGTAAGAAATGCCACAAGCCTATCATCATGTCAAGCACAGTAAGCATGGTATTAATTCTAGGGTCCGGCATCATGTTGCAGGTCACTATATGAGGAGTGTGATTCATTTGAATGGAATAAACAATAATAAGAAGAACGAGAAAGGATGGATTAGAGATACTAAGAAaagcttaaaaaaaaaaacattgccccagtgcctcaatggctcccgcaaattgcgggttAGGGGGTCGGATATACGCAATGTTGCCCTTATGTTAGCAACATAAAGAGACTGTTTCCAAacgacccaagatgaaaattgcgtcgaaaaCTATATCGAATATTTGGTTCCATAGAAAAATGGAAACAAAAgcttttagaaaaaaaaattaaaaaaacagcacataccaaaaaaaaaaaaccaagagTATGTATATATATAGCACGTACCTCAGATCCCGGTGTTGAATTGAAGTCGCCAGTAACTATAACTGAAGGTGTACACTCAAATCTTTCCGAAACCAGAATTCTGAACTGATCTAAACGGGACAAAAGATATTTAACTTGTGCCAGCTTAACGTCAGCCCATTCAGGATCCCTGGACCAGAAAACAAAACTACATGGATAAAATGACACTCGAGCATTTCCTTTTTGTAAGAAGAATATAATGCCAGTAAAAGTCAACAAACTAAGTGGTGAAACTATCTTCAGAATGCAGAAGATATTTCAATTCCTACCAATAAATATGTGTATTTGCAATAATAAGAAGATGCCGAGAAGCATCTGCCAGCCGGAATGCAGACATTATTCCGACACAATCACGTTTGAGTCTCACACGAGGGTCATTGGGGTCTCCACGATCTTCTTTAGTACATTCATCTACAAAAAGTAAAACCATTTCTCGTCAAAGAAGCTAAAAAGGCAtaaaaaataagaagataaaaaaACTAGAGAACCGCAACTTATAAAACAAAGGAGCCAGAATTCCTGATAAAGAAGAGAAACACCATCACTAAAAGACATAACTcaatcaacaacaacattaccctagcGCCTCAATGGCTCTCGCAAATTGTGGGgtagggggggtcggatgtatgAAGCCTTaaccttgtgttagcaacacaaagaggttgtTTTCGAATGACTCGAGATGCAAATTGTGTCAATAACTGCATTGAAAGACCGCTAtttcacaaaagaaagaagcgGAATCACTTTAGTGAGCCAATTTGATTTATTCTATCATAAACCAGAACCAAAGAGTAACGAGTCTTTGGCTCCACTATGGGTACAAAAGAAATAATTCAATCATGTATAATTATTTTTGAAACATCAGTAGCATGCTTATCAGTTTTATTAAGGCAAGTTGATTCCTAAAAATCAAATTTATTTACAATCAGAAAGATGGGAAACAAAGACAAGAAACTTCATAAAGCAATCTTccatagaaaaaaaaaaatagatcaaTGCAAAACTCCCAGGACTAAGCCTTAGTCTTTATCTAAGATCTTTTGATGCTCTCCATAAATGATAAACTACTCCATATGATTTAAGCAAAATGCAAGGATAACTTCCAAGTTTCCAAGTTAAACAATAAAAGTGAGATAATGAACAAGCATTATTATTAGTTGATACAATAAAATTCCACATTTCAGAAAATGTTGAtactaataggaatatttataatagttgggcctcaaccatcaccttaaggttttggttgagatggttcatctatcatggtatcagagcggtacgggggagccggtgcacaactaaccactcttcaagcccaatgggcatttgagtgagggagcatAATACGAATacttataatagttgggcctcaaccatcaccttaaggttttggttgagatggttcaccTATCAGATACTCCAGCAACAAGTATTTCTAAATAAGTCAAATATTGGTTCAGTACAGACCATGAGTTTGTTTCTCAGATTtgtcacttgaatcatcatcttctacaatagATTTCACAAGATCGTTATATTCAATGTTCTCCTGTAAGACCAATTCTGCACTGAAACAACCTCAAAACATTACGGTAGAACAAGAAATAGGACATAGTGCAAAAGATACTATTAGAAATTGGTAAACCGGGAAAATAAGATTTTAAATAACGAATAAATAGAGAGTAATAATTTACTAACAAGTGGCAAGACTCACAACCATTCACAAATGGCAAAACATTGTAGCGTTAAACATTCATTATCATGAATTCATGATAAAGGATATCAATAATAATCTGTAATCCTAATCTTCATGAGTTACAATCATAATCATAACATTTTCCAACTAAGCAGCAAACATTGTCCTGTGTGGGATCTTAGTTTTTTAAGCCTGTCTGCGTAAGGTACTGGGGATCATAGAATTCTAGTAATGGGCTAATGGGAGTGCGCATAAATGCATAATACCACCCGCATTACCACTTCCCCACCCAGTCACACCACCACCACTCTCTTAGAGTCACTCACCGGTCACCCTTACAACACCTTGCCTCTCCGGCACTCCGCCTACCACCGCGCCTCTCCAGCCATATCCTTCACCACCCAACACCTCTCCAGCCACGTCCCTCACCTCCGTGCCTATCCGGATATACCCTTCACCACCTCGATTTTTCAGCCACCGACTCGCTCCACCACATGCCACTCCTCTCACCTCCTCGCTTTTCAATGACTTGTGCAGCCACCAGCATTTCCAATACTGCCTCCAACCTCTTCGTCAGCCCCTACAATCACCAGAATAGCTGTTGCTGGGAGGTTTCGTTGGTTATGAGAAAGGCTAGTAGGCCATGGCTGGTGGTGTACTCGATGATGGCCGATTAAAGTGGCAGTGTTCGGCCGTAGGGAAGGTGGTGTTGATCAGTGGTAAATAATGGTGGGTGGTTCAATGATCCTGGGGATGTCTTGGTGGTGAAGGTGGGATGAGTATGCTAGTGAGAGTGGTTGTTTTGGGAATGTTAGAGAAGGGTTGGGTATACAACAAAGGGTATTTCGGTAATCTACTTATTGTTTTGGCTGGAAATCATTTATGGTACCAATTTTAGAACACAAGTTGTTATGGTGACAGTAAGTTTTTAAAAAGATTTTTTAAAGTAGTAGGCATCAAAAACTGAATTTTAGAAGGGAGTTTTTAAACAACTTAGCTTTAATGTTATTATGAGTGACACTTAATATTTATTTAAGAGTTAGTATGTTGAACACATATATTAGCAAAGATAAGAGAACTAATGGGTCATATGTCCAACTGTCCAAGTACCTAAAAATAATTGCCATGGAAAAATAAATTATGATAAAAAGCATCCTAACaagctatgttactccgacacttcacttaactgtccgtgtcgcgtgtcagacacgtgtcggtgtgcgacacgacacgacacttcgacacttcaatttagaccacaaaacAGGAAAATTCACCCCAAATAGCCATGTCCGACACGCCGACACCGCCAacacgtgtcggacaccgacacatGTCAGCGTGTCTGAGTAACACAGCTAACAAGCTTAATTTGCAAGGAAATGGGCCGGAACATCAACTTCTAATAAGCTTAATATCAAATGTGATTTGCAATTCTGCCAGCCAATTGGtaatcaagaaaaataaaaaaataaaacagaACAAAACGAGGTAGTTGCCAGAGTCGAACACAACAACCAGAGGAAAGAAGATGGTTGCCTAAACCACTACACCAATGCATACTAGTTGATACTACAGACTCTTAGGCAATCCTAACTGCATTTATTACTTCAGCCAGGCAGGTGAACCCCTGCACCCCCAATGACGTCTCCCCCTTCTCTGCTCCTGAAACCCATTCTCCTCCCTCAAAAAGTACAGCCACACCCTCCTCACTGACACAGCAGCGGTTTTCAAGGGTGGGAGAGGGAGTTTCGTGGTTGAGGGAGGGATTTTCAAAGGCGGGGGGGACTTTTTTGGGCTGGGAAGAGGGCTACCGAGAGTGGAGGCATTGTCTGGGGTGTGGGAGACGTTTTTGGTTATGGGGAGAGAGATTACAGTGGTTGTGGTGGTCTAAGTGGTGGGGTAGTGGACGACGCGGTGGGTAAGGGCCTAAGGGGTGCCTTTGTGGCGGTTGGGCTGGTGGTAGAGTGTGGATACTTTGTCCTATTTGCATATCCCATCTCGTGTCCCACTATTTCTCCTTCTAACACATCACCTTAATCATAGAAACAAATTGTGTAATTTACATTAAGTAGATGAGGTCTCAAAACGTAAAGGTAATGGGACATGAAAAATGGTATAGGATATCCACTCTCTTTCTAGTGGGCAAGGACGAGGATGTGTTTGGATGAAGCAGCAGAAGGTATAGGGAAAGATAGGTAAGTTTAAATGCTAATTGTAATGTCTAGAACACACTTGATCTCCTAAAAATCTGATCCAAAAGCAAACGCACACTGGGAGTATTACTGACACGATCCTCTTTTGAAACAGAAGAAGGTATAGTTGCACAAATCTGTTATGCTCGGACTCTTCACCTGACCCTGAGGATCCGGTGGACAGGATCCGGATATGGATCCTTGACGGATCCTTCTATGAGAAATCGGTGTGAGAGTGTTTTGTTTTTAACCTCTGTTTTGTCCAGCGACTCCATATCAAGAGTGATCTTGACATGAATTTAATGCTGTAATAAAGTCTTCATTCATGTTAAAACATGAAAAAACgacttttcctttcttttctttgacttttttaactaataatcaatttattttcaaaaaaataaaacattAGCCGAGTCCAAATTCAAATTAGGATCCTCGTATCCGAGTCCTTGTTTTTGAGATTTCAAGGATCGGACCCTCGGATCCGTGTCCGTGTCGGATCCTCATATCCGAGTCCGAGCATCACATGCACAAATGTTATTTTCAAGAAACAAGTTTGTTGGTAAAAACAATGTATGGATGTGCCTCGTGGGCATGAGGCGCACACCTTCATCTTACACCTTACACTCGTCGCCATGAGACTTTGCTGCCTTACGCTTTCTTAAACTAGGGGATTAAAAACTATGGTTATCAAAATTAATTGACCAAAAAAACTAAGCAAATTAAAAACAAACGATGAGTTTCTTGCGTCATGACCAAGAGTCAACTATTAGGAACTAAACtgccaattttattttattttatttggtcTAAAGGGAGCTAGAAGGGCGATTTTGATGCTGATGGGAATTGAAACCAGGTCACGAGCACCACCTCTCATGACTTTACCAACTAAGCTAGTGGACATCTGGCAATTGTGTGAAAAAAATGTAATGCGTGCATAGGTTGACCAATATCTCATCATTTACATTTTACACTTTATGTAGCACCTCTTTCAATTACTGCGAAGATTGCAAAGCTATTATTCATGAATCACTGTCTTATATGACAAGGGTGCTTGCTCCATAAAGTTTTCTCTGAGAGTACTTGCATCATATGAAAATTATACCTAGTTCCATTTCAAATAGTTGGCTGTAAGCATCAACATTAACTCAATGTGCCAAAGCCTACAGAGGTTGGATGCAAAAGGGAATGCTGTCCAAAACCCTTTTGACAAAATACAGAGTGAGACCAATATGAAGACTACCGAAAAGTTTACCTGCTCGGCTTATAAAAAATTCCGCAACCGTCACGCTTCTGACCGTTCCTTTGGATATAGATGCTTGAGTATCCGTGTCTTTCAATATTTCCTCTATAAAAGTCATCATACTCATCTAGCTCCTGATAAAACCACAACAATTGTATTTTTAACACATGGCATAGACACACTCACATGATAGTTGACAACAATGTGGACCAACACTAGATCTAAAAGGTGCTTAAGCTCTATGCTCTAAGAAGATATCAAATGACCTGTAAACAAAGAAAGTCAGCTCCGAGATTTTCCAAAACAGTTAAAACTGCTTGAGAACGAGCTTTCCATCTGCAAACAAACAAGATTGATATAAAACAGAGAACAGCAAAGTTCGAGCAGTAAAAGTAAAGCATGTAGTTAGAGATGTTTGCCCACCCAATGCCCAATTGCTTCAATTAATGGTTCACAGAAGAAAGATGCTTATGTACTTTCTGACTGTAATGCAAGAGCGTTTCATCAGCTACGAGATACATGAGAATCATAACCATATCCAACTATCCCATCTACGTATCTTGGGTTAAAAGCATTGTGCAAGTACAAATTTGGTACACTTCAAAAAAAAGTTCAAATTTGGTCTGTTTCAATTACTTCTACAGAATTGATTATACTTGCATTATGTTGTCCTAATGGTTAAAGTTCCAGATCAACGAGACTCTACTCTAACCAACCAAAAAAATTACCCATCAATCAAGGATAATGCCAGATAATGTTACAGAAGAGTTTGTTTGATAGTAAAACAGTGACCAGAGAGACCATTGAAGGAGCCAAGATCAACTCCAGGTGGTTTGGTTCACCCATTCTACGTATAAGGTATGGGTTTGAAATGAGCTAAACCCATACCTTGTGTATATTTGCAAAAACATTAGTTTTCATACCCACACCTCAAACCcgtgaggtatgggtttctcatacccaaggggGGAGGTGGGCATGAGAGTGATACCTTGTGTATCAAAACAAAGAAGAGAACTAAAAAAATATTgtgaaaaaatccatattttttcTCACAAAAATAGAAATAtccataaatttttttttaaagattttTTTCCCGTGAAATATACAaacaatgattttttttttttgacatatttaatACACTTAAGACTAAAACCACTATGATATTAAGaaaaaagaagtttaaaatatatTAAGAAAAACTATATAAAAGTTTCAAGTAAATCATACATGAAAATTTAAAGGAGAAAAATCACCCTAGTTTTTTCCTGATTACATACAACAAGATTGGATTCCTCATCCTAGTACAAAATCAATAAAATAGACATACAACAAGATTGGATTCCTTATTCCAtaattgaaccaaacacaaggtatcaTGAATAGAGTTCCAGGCCCAAATCACCCTAGTTTTTTCCTGATTTCATACCGATACTTTTATGCGAACCAAACACACCCAGTAAGGTTAAAACAAAGCTCAACTACAACAGTGATAGGGATGGAAAAAGAATTACGAGAAATATAGAATGAGAAAATTATTAGCTATTATTTGACATTCGTGGTGGGTGAACTAGTTACATCAGCTGTTTAACCAACAGGATGTTAAATAGAAGCAAAGACGTAAGAGCAATCATTGTATTGTAGATTGGTTTAATACTTGGTCTCGAAGTCCGTCATAATAGCATAACTTGTGCTTGTGTCATATATACAAAAGATGCTTGCTTAAACAGAGTCACTTCTATCATCTAACCAGCTAAGCAGTGGCAAAAATGAACCTAAAAAGGTAGAATCATGAGCTCAAATTTGACTCTAAATATAGATGAAATAATGGCAATAATTAAAGCATATAATTGAGTAATAGACTAAGTTTGGCCTAATTTAGTTTATAAGTTTTGAAGCGGCAACCCCATATACATGATCGTGTTCCATGAAACTCCTAATAATACACTAATATAGAGATGAGGGAAAAAAATCTAATCAAGATAGATTACCATTTGAAGATCAAGACCACCATATCTAGGAATATAAACAAATGTCAAACAAACAACCCATCAGGCATATGAAAACCTTACCTAAGGCAAGGTTTTGGTGAGTGTGGAAAAAGGGAACTCTTCACATATACCTATAAATAGAATACAAAACAGGTCATGACGAGGGTTGGATAAGAAGACAGAAAAAGGAAACTGGATGCAATATTGCACTTTTGGTCACTCATAAAACTTAAATGCCTCACAAATCAAATACATTTCTGGTGTCGGCTTGGAATAATAATAAATGCTTTTAGAAGCACAGATTTACGCAAGCAACGAACAGTTCAAGGCATAGTTCAAATTATTCGGATTCATTAAATCAAGGAAATTCCACAATCTGCCTATACTCATTAGGCCAAAAAACATAAAATTTACGGCATTCTCAATTTGAAGTGTAGTCATGATTGAACTCTAGAAGGGAAAAACAAAAGTTAATGTCATATAAGCATCATAAAAAAGGTGAAGGCCTAATAAAAACATGGATAGAGGTGATTGAAACTATGAATTTATTTGGTATTAAAAAATATATGGCATTAGAGAGAACAAAGTGGATGCAAAGAATTCATGTGAATGAGGAGGCTTGACTTCTTAACTGTTTTTACCTTATTATTTGTTGATCttaattttattttgtttatttttcaAACCTCGATATATATTATAGTATCTAGCCCCATGTTTTGTAACAATTTTTCTCTCTTCAATCTTCATTTTTCTTTCATTATAAAAATTTTCAAACCTAGATATTGATTTTTTTAATCATCTCTCCCAATGTTTTGTAATACTTTCCTCTGatcatttttcttctcactaCTTTTTtcgattttaaattttttttaactCTCTTTCAAATGGTTTCTTACCTTTTTTATGCCATTTTAAATTATCTATTTTAATTTATATATCTGACTTTTTATTGtgttttttctctttcttttctattttcttttcattttgaTAGTTTCAAATGACAATCCATCTTAGAGGACCATAAGAACTTAGATTTGTTGTTGTAAACATCAAGGAAAGTATAGAAGTACTAATTCAGGATTATATTGATATGATAAAGGGACAATTGAGATTTGTTCACATAGTTCCTCTTTCACTATCTCCCCTCCTTAAGGTAAGTGGTTCAAAAAGAACTAAATAATTGACTTGATGAAAACGGACGaatacaagtcaccatgacacgCAGACGATCAGTGACCAAAGGTAATATAAGAGAGTTCATAAACAAAGATGTAATGCTTCACTGTGATGCTCGGACTCGGATATGAGGATCCGACACGGACACGGATCCGAGGGTCCGATCCTTGAAATCTCAAAAACAAGGACTCGGATACGAGGATCCTAATTTGAATTTGGACTCGGCTaatgttttatttttttgaaaataaattgaTTATTAGTCAAAAAAgtcaaagaaaagaaaggaaaagtcGTTTTTTCATGTTTAACATGAATG
It includes:
- the LOC141592203 gene encoding carbon catabolite repressor protein 4 homolog 4; its protein translation is MLRTLPLLPRFSITVSRRMSLATMSTQAPPICPAFVPVEQSEITSISSSEGYKFSVVSYNILAQVYVKSSLFPHSPKPCLRWKARSQAVLTVLENLGADFLCLQELDEYDDFYRGNIERHGYSSIYIQRNGQKRDGCGIFYKPSSAELVLQENIEYNDLVKSIVEDDDSSDKSEKQTHDECTKEDRGDPNDPRVRLKRDCVGIMSAFRLADASRHLLIIANTHIYWDPEWADVKLAQVKYLLSRLDQFRILVSERFECTPSVIVTGDFNSTPGSEVYNYLISGSSGGQHTVECPDKLPIPLSSFYGCSRGEPPFTNCTPGFTGTLDYIFFTPSGSIKPVRFLELPDSDSPSVEGGLPNYQHPSDHLPIGAEFEVIEK